A DNA window from Leishmania panamensis strain MHOM/PA/94/PSC-1 chromosome 27 sequence contains the following coding sequences:
- the MRP1 gene encoding mitochondrial RNA binding protein 1 (TriTrypDB/GeneDB-style sysID: LpmP.27.1100), translating to MFRFVSARLPLALVAASSLRFQSSPATSAMNPNRRNQNRRGFTSTSSLPKFEIHDVRDDPEHGSMTRVSVDGKHLLVSQFPQLGPRNADPNDTTPQFDRERRISMRFRHIDLAGFVSVVEDRVPSHHVKNNAFDMEFEKTAKGYVLKGQVHRSNSQANEEWAVRFENQFAVTMEHFLESALTESFGFAQHQRILARGDSLPSDSIKSNQDRNRNPNRNQNRRRTSGNSNDDNQGN from the coding sequence atgTTCCGCTTTGTATCTGCAAGACTGCCTCTGGCGTTGGTGgctgcctcgtcgctgcgctTCCAGTCCAGCCCTGCCACATCTGCAATGAACCCAAACCGGCGCAATCAAAACCGCCGGGGCTTCACCTCTACAAGCTCACTGCCCAAGTTCGAGATACATGACGTGCGCGATGACCCGGAGCACGGGAGCATGACCCGTGTGTCAGTCGACGGCAAGCACCTGCTCGTCTCCCAATTCCCGCAGCTTGGCCCTCGCAACGCCGACCCGAACGACACTACACCGCAGTTTGACCGGGAGCGTCGCATCTCGATGCGCTTCCGCCACATAGACCTCGCTGGCTTCGTCAGCGTCGTCGAGGACCGCGTCCCGAGTCATCATGTCAAGAACAACGCGTTCGACATGGAGTTTGAGAAAACAGCGAAGGGCTACGTCTTGAAGGGTCAGGTGCACCGAAGTAACTCGCAAGCCAACGAGGAGTGGGCGGTTCGATTTGAGAATCAGTTTGCCGTGACGATGGAGCACTTTCTCGAGAGCGCGCTGACGGAGAGCTTCGGCTTTGCCCAGCACCAACGGATCTTGGCGAGAGGGGATAGTCTCCCGAGCGACAGCATTAAGAGCAACCAGGACCGCAACAGAAACCCAAACCGAAATCAAAACCGCCGTCGCaccagcggcaacagcaacgacgatAACCAAGGGAACTGA
- a CDS encoding hypothetical protein (TriTrypDB/GeneDB-style sysID: LpmP.27.1110): MQANGPQMSYGAQLRASMQTLRANDAQFEQFTRGLGAVLQQWTALQLVAQHCDSRAPAVLYEDLCAWHQRDGEVYLDDMEVYFEEFFDNIRFVRIEDDSMQEVGAVLHDMYCRCCLNDFSLVEHYLQTLPIYAQTNPVAMSVNGGTTDDPDNDAEGDDEAGSEAGCEEDMGNGDEESELMQGPGSQALQQPLQAPPRQKQPQQLLQRRKRKNASVRSKNGWNIVQ, translated from the coding sequence aTGCAGGCAAACGGTCCTCAGATGTCGTACGGGGCCCAGCTGCGGGCCTCGATGCAGACGCTTCGCGCGAATGATGCCCAGTTTGAGCAGTTTACTCGCGGTCTtggggcggtgctgcaacAGTGGACTGCTCTGCAGCTCGTGGCCCAGCACTGTGACAGCCGAGCCCCCGCTGTGCTGTATGAGGATCTGTGTGCTTGGCACCAACGCGACGGAGAGGTGTACTTGGATGACATGGAGGTATACTTCGAGGAGTTCTTTGACAACATCCGCTTCGTCCGCATCGAGGATGATAGCATGCAGGAGGTAGGGGCGGTGCTGCATGACAtgtactgccgctgctgtctcaACGATTTTAGCCTGGTGGAGCACTACCTGCAGACGCTGCCCATTTATGCACAGACAAACCCGGTTGCCATGTCCGTGAACGGTGGCACCACCGATGACCCCGACAACGATGCCGAGGGGGACGACGAGGCGGGCAGTGAGGCAGGCTGTGAGGAGGACATGGGCAATGGGGATGAAGAGTCTGAGTTAATGCAGGGACCGGGGTCGcaggctctgcagcagccactacaggcaccaccacgccagaagcagccgcagcagcttcttcagcgtAGGAAGCGTAAGAATGCCTCGGTGCGATCCAAGAATGGCTGGAACATTGTTCAGTAG
- a CDS encoding hypothetical protein (TriTrypDB/GeneDB-style sysID: LpmP.27.1120): MYSSDESELSCDSSGSLQQQPNTRTQTNAQKQYDDGPDVYDNFDDKEPEVVTTDSDESATYVQGTGDRGYWGPVGESTLPTECIERCAVLIDCSMFDPALPQGDRNEQVVEWSIRVIQYPFQALEHELAETMLYIAEVDASYMTKLVRAQTMQRWRQLIASHHGVPCLPRGISYQFKELHRTIRTFRTYVDEFCHSLLDEKKGPSRVAKGASQQLSGSGAASEDTCMIVARTKEEVLDYLPDKFWRIIEAATKTCESEEMKRQIAFFTAERRRDEVLRALLWLQKKAKISLPPYHVFTIASSLGEEWEELVAREMTNFCCRYHSHLMINKYGNPHHCCESTVGAMAHVINAAVRQQHGG; encoded by the coding sequence AtgtacagcagcgacgagtCCGAGCTTAGCTGCGACTCTAGTGGCTccctgcagcaacagcctaATACGCGCACCCAGACGAATGCGCAGAAGCAGTACGATGATGGACCCGATGTTTATGATAACTTCGATGACAAAGAGCCAGAGGTGGTGACCACTGACAGTGATGAAAGTGCCACGTATGTGCAGGGCACAGGTGACCGCGGCTACTGGGGGCCGGTGGGCGAGTCGACTCTGCCGACTGAGTGCATCGAGCGCTGCGCTGTTCTGATTGACTGTTCCATGTTCGACCCGGCACTGCCGCAGGGCGACCGCAATGAGCAAGTCGTGGAATGGAGCATCCGTGTCATCCAGTATCCATTCCAGGCGCTGGAACACGAGTTAGCCGAGACAATGCTCTACATAGCAGAGGTGGATGCATCGTACATGACGAAGTTGGTGCGGGCGCAgacgatgcagcgctggcggcagctTATCGCGAGTCACCACGGTGTTCCCTGCCTTCCGCGTGGCATCAGCTACCAGTTTAAGGAGCTGCATCGCACTATACGCACGTTCCGCACATACGTGGACGAATTCTGCCACTCCCTCCTGGACGAGAAAAAAGGCCCCAGTCGCGTCGCAAAGGGGGCATCTCAGCAGTTAAGTggtagcggcgctgccagcgAGGACACGTGTATGATAGTAGCGAGGacgaaagaggaggtgctcgATTACTTGCCAGATAAGTTCTGGCGCATCATTGAGGCCGCCACAAAGACGTGCGAGTCTGAGGAAATGAAGCGCCAAATCGCCTTTTTCACGGCAGAGCGGCGACGTGATGAGGTTCTCCGTGcgttgctgtggctgcagaAGAAGGCTAAGAtatcgctgccgccgtaccACGTCTTCACGATTGCCTCTTCCCTCGgagaggagtgggaggagcTTGTGGCGAGAGAGATGACGAATTTCTGCTGCCGGTACCACAGCCATTTAATGATAAATAAATACGGCAACCCCCACCACTGCTGCGAGAGTACGGTGGGGGCGATGGCGCATGTGATCAACGCGGCagtccgccagcagcacggAGGCTAA
- a CDS encoding intraflagellar transport protein IFT88, putative (TriTrypDB/GeneDB-style sysID: LpmP.27.1130), translating to MNSNDEDIYAAFQTPDIGSNPWTTSTNPFEAPPQEAMSGNPLMQAPPSQWGRAGMGSAWGVPGSRMGAVGCGLSGAARPMTSNRAVGFRSTNAGGAAVLFDPTGQARMTNMTMGPAPPLKKRSENSQEEELAEMEKQVNKLIEESAMLALQKDYGAALEKAKDAGKLERSLCKKREQYGFVEQINVDLTYAVHFNLAVQYQNHQLYTEALNTYNLIIRNVQFPQAGRLRVNMGNIYLAQQNYLLAIKMYRKVLDETPTAGKELRYHLCRNIANAFVKLGQYRDAANSYETVVEGNGDVNATYNLILCYYALGETEQMKRTFTRLTNCRLTGLDSEEDFEEEEKWKDVLVDDGLSRMRKERHARYLKYIITAARLIAPVLHKDWCVGYDYIISQLRNYEMRDPTSHVASELEMCKNLNYLKHKRYQEAINGLKEFEKKDKSLRARAATNLAYLYFLEGDYDSGEQYSDLSLGANQYNAKALVNKGNFSFVKKDYDKAKELYNKALAVEADNVEAIYNLGLAAKKLGLYEEAVRTFKRMQALVDSNEVLYQIADLSDLVGDPSALEWFNRLIGRVPTDPNALARIGSLYARDGDDVQAFHYYLEAYRYYQVNMDVISWLGAYFVKNEVYDRAVQFFERASHIQPQEVKWQLMVASCHRRRGDYVQAKRLYEQLHRKYPGNVECLNYLVQLCKDAGLNEEANEWFKTMKKVERQQIHSSSSSVGGESGDDEGDSSLEGGSNIHAHRRRTSGTVAPDTAVAGRRAGGGAAADRDFSTGLSDDDIVDGKAKRNGSKGLKKVKDSDSDDEINLPGI from the coding sequence ATGAACAGCAACGACGAAGATATCTACGCGGCCTTCCAGACGCCGGATATCGGGTCGAACCCATGGACGACGAGCACAAACCCGTTTGAAGCCCCACCGCAGGAGGCTATGAGTGGCAACCCCCTCATGCAGGCCCCGCCTTCGCAGTGGGGACGGGCAGGCATGGGCTCCGCCTGGGGTGTACCGGGCAGCCGCATGGGTGCGGTGGGCTGCGGTCTCTCCGGCGCCGCGCGACCCATGACGTCCAACCGCGCCGTCGGCTTCCGAAGCACGaacgccggcggcgctgccgttctCTTTGACCCCACTGGTCAAGCCCGCATGACAAACATGACGATGGGCCCAGCCCCTCCGCTGAAGAAGCGGAGTGAGAACAGtcaggaagaggagctggctgagatggagaagcaggTGAACAAGCTGATCGAGGAGAGCGCCATGCTGGCTCTGCAGAAGGACTACGGCGCAGCCCTCGAGAAGGCCAAGGATGCCGGCAAGCTGGAGCGGTCACTATGCAAAAAGCGCGAGCAGTACGGGTTCGTCGAGCAGATCAATGTCGACCTTACCTACGCAGTGCACTTTAACTTGGCGGTCCAGTACCAAAACCATCAGCTGTACACCGAGGCTCTCAACACGTACAACCTCATCATTCGCAACGTGCAGTTTCCGCAAGCTGGCCGCTTGCGGGTGAACATGGGCAACATCTACCTTGCGCAGCAGAACTACCTCTTAGCCATCAAGATGTACCGCAAGGTGCTGGACGAGACGCCGACCGCGGGCAAAGAGCTCCGctaccacctctgccgcaaTATCGCCAACGCGTTTGTGAAGCTGGGCCAGTACAGGGACGCTGCGAACAGCTATGAGACAGTGGTAGAGGGCAACGGCGACGTTAATGCCACGTACAACCTCATTTTGTGCTACTACGCGCTGGGAGAGACGGAGCAGATGAAGCGAACGTTCACGCGCCTCACAAATTGTCGCCTCACGGGGCtcgacagcgaggaggactttgaagaggaggagaagtggaAGGACGTCTTGGTGGACGACGGTCTGAGCCGCATGCGCAAGGAGCGCCATGCCAGGTATCTCAAGTACATCATCACAGCGGCTCGCTTGATTGCTCCAGTACTGCATAAGGACTGGTGCGTCGGCTACGACTACATCATCTCCCAGTTGCGCAACTACGAGATGCGCGACCCGACCTCGCATGTGGCGAGTGAGCTGGAGATGTGCAAAAACCTGAACTACCTCAAGCACAAGCGCTATCAGGAGGCAATCAACGGCCTGAAAGAGTTCGAGAAGAAGGACAAGAGCCTCCGAGCACGGGCGGCCACGAACCTGGCGTACCTCTACTTCCTTGAGGGTGACTACGACAGCGGGGAGCAGTACAGCGACCTCAGCCTCGGCGCGAATCAGTACAACGCCAAGGCGCTCGTGAACAAAGGCAACTTTTCCTTTGTCAAGAAGGACTACGACAAGGCGAAGGAGCTGTACAACAAGGCCCTGGCGGTAGAGGCTGACAACGTGGAGGCCATCTACAACCTCGGCTTGGCCGCCAAGAAGCTAGGGTTgtacgaggaggcggtgcgcacgtTCAAGCGCATGCAGGCGCTCGTCGACAGCAACGAGGTGCTCTACCAGATTGCTGACCTAAGCGACCTTGTCGGCGACCCGTCAGCGCTGGAGTGGTTCAACCGCCTCATTGGTCGTGTGCCGACGGACCCGAACGCGCTGGCCCGCATCGGCTCCCTCTACGCccgcgacggcgacgatgtGCAGGCGTTCCACTACTACCTGGAGGCCTACCGCTACTACCAGGTGAACATGGACGTCATTTCATGGCTCGGCGCGTACTTCGTGAAGAACGAAGTCTACGATAGGGCGGTGCAGTTCTTCGAGCGAGCCTCGCATATTCAGCCCCAGGAGGTGAAGTGGCAGCTGATGGTGGCCtcttgccaccgccgccgcggtgacTACGTGCAGGCGAAGCGGCTGTACGAGCAGTTGCACCGCAAATACCCTGGCAATGTCGAATGCCTCAATTACTTGGTGCAGCTCTGCAAGGACGCTGGTCTCAACGAGGAGGCCAACGAGTGGTTCAAGACAATGAAGAAagtggagcggcagcagatcCACAGTAGCAGTAGCAGTGTCGGCGGTgagagcggcgacgacgaagGCGACTCTTCGCTCGAGGGCGGGAGCAACATCCAcgcccatcgccgccgcacaAGTGGCACGGTCGCGCCCGATACGGCAGTGGCGGGCCGCCGagcaggcggtggtgctgcggccgACAGAGACTTTTCCACTGGGCTCTCCGACGACGACATTGTTGATGGAAAAGCCAAGCGGAATGGATCGAAGGGTTtgaagaaggtgaaggacAGCGACTCGGACGATGAAATCAACCTGCCCGGCATTTAG
- a CDS encoding hypothetical protein (TriTrypDB/GeneDB-style sysID: LpmP.27.1140) — MSIRAVGWLQSKLGLDIGGRGPGGDELAGFSTTQNLSCSKDPVAAANGDLEPGLSGGGNGGGGVGALSSLASEWESKLGQMWKQASDKATQYWSNNMVGRAANDPFGFGSAGSQGGLDGNSATGDTPELDESGLPVTRNWYYYDAQLGRWTVSRDAPDSVQREYYEKLEEVERGQLSQKTVAPPPPPTATAGRSPPLLGATGGARGGHNLHYALPDYFGTASATPAMPQQRAQPYTVYGDAPSYQAQSTAPMVSSPSTMMSTHAGAYYLPTPPTTSTTTSATTQAPSHMQSLSAHSQMSSPPQSAQTYLPAMPAICVPTYPAVESAYPAASASLTPNSDASSLPPPTPVQSSQPHVYSPPAHDGISTSPPAPAQSQHYGPPPLQSKAPEHYLSVSGDSSTGVPSLSSVHASAPAPTPCASTAPGTYPYSGGSACNNVSDQHSTTAVVSARFPTPPQTTFVQNTAVLQQQPQPPTSDPYAYPAAVTTAVAGQAFAPAPAAPEQPQPPKGVANGYSVHPPATSLGTFQTISGATARPSAIGLPPPPSFKPFSPF; from the coding sequence ATGTCCATTCGCGCGGTCGGTTGGCTGCAATCGAAGCTCGGTCTCGACATTGGAGGTCGTGGCCCCGGCGGCGATGAACTGGCTGGCTTCTCCACGACACAGAACCTTAGCTGCAGCAAAGACCCTGTTGCAGCCGCAAACGGCGACCTAGAACCTGGCctgagcggtggtggcaatggtggcggtggcgttggcgcgCTTTCCAGCCTGGCCAGTGAATGGGAGTCGAAGCTTGGCCAGATGTGGAAGCAGGCAAGTGACAAGGCGACGCAGTACTGGAGCAACAACATGGTTGGCCGAGCGGCCAACGACCCATTTGGCTTTGGCTCCGCGGGGTCGCAAGGCGGCCTTGACGGCAACTCCGCGACAGGCGACACCCCTGAGCTAGACGAAAGCGGCCTTCCAGTGACGCGAAATTGGTATTACTACGATGCGCAGCTTGGCCGCTGGACTGTGTCGCGAGATGCCCCAGATAGTGTGCAACGGGAGTACTATGAGAAGCttgaggaggtggagcgggggCAGCTGAGTCAGAAaacggtggcgccgccgccgccgccgaccgcCACTGCCGGAAGGTCACCACCACTTCTCGGGGCAACTGGGGGTGCTCGCGGCGGCCACAATCTACACTACGCTCTCCCAGACTACTTTGGTACCGCGAGCGCAACCCCAGCGATGCCGCAACAGAGGGCTCAGCCCTACACCGTCTACGGCGATGCCCCTTCGTATCAAGCCCAATCAACTGCTCCCATGGTGTCTTCTCCATCGACGATGATGAGCACGCACGCTGGTGCCTACTACCTACCTACCCCGCCAACCACCAGCACAACTACCTCGGCGACCACTCAGGCCCCATCGCACATGCAGTCACTATCGGCTCACTCGCAGATGAGCTCTCCACCACAGTCTGCGCAGACATACCTGCCGGCGATGCCTGCTATATGTGTGCCGACGTACCCTGCCGTTGAAAGTGCTTATCctgccgcctccgcgtcaCTGACTCCCAACTCGGACGCGTCATCATTGCCACCCCCTACACCTGTCCAGTCCTCGCAGCCGCATGTCTATTCGCCTCCGGCGCACGACGGAATCTCTACATCCCCACCAGCACCTGCACAATCGCAGCACTACGGACCGCCGCCTCTTCAGTCGAAGGCGCCGGAGCACTACCTCTCTGTCTcgggcgacagcagcacaggcgtgccttctctgtcttctGTGCACGCAAGTGCACCAGCACCTACACCGTGTGCAAGCACTGCCCCAGGCACATATCCgtacagcggcggcagcgcctgcaATAATGTCAGTGATCAGCACTCAACTACAGCTGTCGTGAGCGCCAGATTCCCAACCCCTCCGCAGACAACATTTGTCCAGAACACGGCGGTACTACAGCAGCAACCTCAGCCCCCAACAAGCGATCCGTACGCCTATCCGGCCGCAGTGACAACAGCAGTGGCCGGCCAGGCGTTTGCGCCTGCTCCCGCCGCACCGGAGCAGCCTCAACCACCCAAAGGAGTGGCGAACGGCTACAGTGTACATCCCCCCGCCACCTCACTGGGCACCTTCCAGACCATCAGTGGTGCGACAGCGCGGCCGAGTGCGATCGgattgccgccgccgccatccttCAAGCCATTTTCTCCGTTTTAA
- a CDS encoding hypothetical protein (TriTrypDB/GeneDB-style sysID: LpmP.27.1150), which yields MLELDGTTLTYEVFRAACLRPNRPAIIRNACRDASDGICFDLAALKRRLCPRELCRSLGSRALVPVYPVFSTVQVASYDSTPAARVERLHEPPTTVKDEEREEDEEGCCKEVPLEVVLRSWATSASAAACSLSQPHVYYLKDWHLQATLENTATTAITTASSTPSSQRSEYAKRRASGTHGDGLYRVPKFLGADWMDSFCSRNVMPSHDVHNRTSPADDTGTRAHMGFGDSESDYRFCYMGPVGSWTPLHCDVFGTYSWSFNVCGDKHWFFPTMAGNAYLHTHLLPLFPTPSDIRVLTGFELDTVVQHPGDLVFVPALFYHQVHNISGEVLPLFVDEGVATEEVRRRDGTVMSFASAEVNAQLSAALTVALNHNWCNAFNVGRMAAAFLADARQLSSHLSTDDLAVICDTHDPAVWRRFADRMLHNGTNWSFASMNCFLDYCLARLDLGADVTDGTEDERNAAADELRRLRVRVADEYARLFEE from the coding sequence ATGCTGGAGCTGGATGGGACGACGCTGACTTACGAGGTGTTTCGCGCCGCATGCCTCAGGCCGAACCGCCCCGCCATTATTCGGAATGCGTGCCGTGACGCGAGCGATGGCATCTGCTTTGACCTCGCAGCCCTCAAGCGCCGCCTCTGTCCACGAGAGCTATGCCGTTCTCTCGGATCCCGGGCTTTGGTTCCTGTCTACCCCGTGTTCTCCACGGTGCAAGTGGCTTCATATGACAGCACGCCAGCGGCAAGGGTGGAGAGGCTCCACGAGCCACCAACGACAGTTaaggatgaggagagggaggaagacgaggagggtTGCTGTAAAGAGGTGCCtctggaggtggtgctgcgctcgtGGGCCACATCGGCGAGTGCGGCCGCCTGCTCTCTGTCGCAGCCGCACGTGTACTATCTGAAGGACTGGCACTTGCAAGCCACGCTGGAGAACACTGCGACTACTGCGATCACCACAGCGTCGTCAACTCCATCATCACAACGATCTGAGTATGCTAAGCGTCGGGCAAGCGGCACCCACGGCGACGGGCTCTACCGCGTTCCAAAGTTCCTTGGTGCGGACTGGATGGATTCCTTCTGTTCTCGCAACGTGATGCCGAGCCATGATGTACACAACAGGACTTCGCCAGCCGACGACACAGGCACCCGCGCGCATATGGGGTTTGGTGATAGCGAGAGTGATTATCGGTTCTGCTACATGGGCCCTGTAGGGAGCTGgacgccgctgcactgcgaCGTGTTTGGCACGTACTCCTGGTCCTTCAACGTCTGTGGCGACAAACATTGGTTCTTTCCTACCATGGCCGGTAACGCGTACTTGCACACCCACCTTCTCCCGCTGTTCCCGACGCCGTCGGACATTCGTGTGCTGACTGGCTTTGAGTTGGACACGGTCGTGCAGCATCCTGGCGATCTCGTCTTTGTGCCTGCCCTCTTCTACCACCAAGTACACAATATCAGCGGCGAGGTGCTTCCCTTATTTGTCGATGAGGGGGTGGCCACCGAGGAAGTCCGCCGTAGAGACGGCACTGTCATGTCCTTTGCGTCAGCTGAGGTGAATGCGCAGCTGTCGGCAGCACTGACCGTGGCGCTAAACCACAACTGGTGCAACGCCTTCAACGTGGGGCGCATGGCGGCGGCTTTTTTGGCCGATGCACGACAGCTTTCATCTCACCTCTCCACGGACGACTTAGCCGTCATCTGCGACACACACGATCCGGCGGTGTGGCGGCGATTTGCGGACCGGATGCTTCACAACGGGACCAACTGGTCGTTTGCGAGCATGAACTGCTTTCTGGACTACTGCCTGGCGCGGCTCGATTTAGGCGCGGATGTGACTGATGGGACCGAGGACGAgcgcaacgcagcagcggatgaGCTGCGCCGGCTTCGTGTTCGAGTTGCTGACGAGTACGCACGCCTGTTCGAGGAGTAG